A region of Bacillota bacterium DNA encodes the following proteins:
- the ilvA gene encoding threonine ammonia-lyase gives MVSLERIEEARGAAQGIVQHTPLFPARMLSEIAGVPVWLKVESFQRTGSFKIRGAYECLRRLPPEIRARGVVTGSAGNHAQGLALAAQIFGVPATIFMPVFGSIAKMQAAKAYGAQVILQGEGFAEAVEAAQQFARETGATYVPAYDHDDIICGQGTCGLEILEDLPEVEQIVVPVGGGGLFAGIAAAVKAKKPEVSLIGVQSEGADTAVRSWREGRLAEPAPVRYTLADGIAVKSPSERTFEYIRRYADEMVTVDDRSIARAVLWLLERKKIVAEGAGAAGVAAVQSGNIQLRGTTVIVVSGGNIDAKTLSDLIEREMLLAHRYFHFFTAVPDRPGGLAALLKLVAQAQGNIMSVHHNRIHPSVPHGWTGVELLVEVRDAEHIAQIGRLLQENHYEVRVLE, from the coding sequence TTGGTCAGTTTGGAGCGCATTGAGGAAGCACGCGGGGCAGCGCAGGGGATAGTGCAGCACACGCCCCTCTTTCCCGCGCGAATGCTGAGCGAAATCGCCGGCGTGCCAGTATGGCTGAAGGTGGAAAGCTTCCAGCGCACCGGTTCGTTCAAGATTCGCGGTGCGTATGAGTGCCTGCGTCGCTTGCCTCCAGAAATTCGTGCGCGAGGGGTGGTTACCGGCTCAGCGGGCAATCACGCACAGGGACTCGCGCTGGCGGCACAGATTTTCGGGGTCCCTGCCACCATTTTCATGCCCGTTTTCGGCTCTATCGCGAAGATGCAGGCGGCGAAGGCGTACGGGGCGCAGGTGATCCTGCAGGGGGAAGGTTTCGCCGAGGCGGTGGAGGCGGCGCAGCAATTCGCGCGGGAAACCGGAGCCACCTACGTCCCCGCCTACGACCACGACGACATCATCTGCGGGCAGGGCACCTGCGGGCTGGAGATTCTGGAAGACCTGCCCGAAGTGGAGCAGATTGTCGTGCCTGTGGGCGGAGGGGGGCTGTTCGCGGGCATCGCGGCGGCGGTGAAGGCGAAAAAGCCTGAAGTCTCCCTGATTGGCGTGCAATCGGAGGGGGCAGACACCGCCGTTCGTTCGTGGCGGGAAGGCAGATTGGCAGAACCGGCGCCGGTGCGCTACACCCTCGCGGACGGCATCGCCGTGAAGTCGCCGTCGGAACGCACTTTTGAGTACATCCGGCGCTACGCTGACGAGATGGTTACGGTGGACGACCGCAGTATCGCGCGGGCAGTGCTGTGGCTGCTGGAGCGGAAGAAGATTGTCGCAGAAGGGGCTGGTGCGGCGGGAGTGGCAGCGGTGCAGAGCGGCAATATCCAGCTGCGCGGAACAACCGTCATCGTGGTCTCTGGAGGCAATATTGACGCGAAAACGCTCTCCGACCTGATTGAGCGCGAGATGCTGCTGGCACACCGCTACTTCCACTTTTTCACCGCCGTACCCGACCGTCCGGGCGGACTGGCGGCTCTGCTGAAGCTGGTCGCGCAGGCGCAGGGCAACATAATGAGTGTCCACCACAATCGCATCCACCCTTCCGTTCCACACGGCTGGACAGGGGTGGAGCTGCTGGTGGAAGTGCGCGATGCTGAGCATATCGCACAGATAGGAAGGTTGCTGCAGGAGAACCACTACGAGGTCAGGGTGCTGGAGTGA
- a CDS encoding SAM-dependent chlorinase/fluorinase: MSAIITLLTDFGTEDTYVGVMKGVITSICPSAQVIDLTHQVPPQDIATGAFLLDVSVDYFPEGTIHVAVVDPGVGTARKPVALRTAKAFFVGPDNGIFTLVLQRQKLLQAICLDNPRYHLPTVSSTFHGRDIFAPVAAHIACGVPMEELGTPIHHLQRLPLPRIRVDWQGIRATVVHIDRFGNAITNLTRDNYEAWRTRWDVKEPAVQVAASNTLLPIASTYGDVARGKALALFGSSERLEIAVNGGSAARELALRRGDTIKVLRRESTPPPRVQRTLGLQ, encoded by the coding sequence ATGAGTGCCATCATCACCCTGTTAACCGATTTCGGCACGGAAGACACTTACGTAGGCGTGATGAAAGGGGTCATCACCTCCATCTGCCCCAGCGCACAGGTGATAGACCTCACGCATCAGGTGCCGCCTCAGGATATCGCAACGGGTGCTTTCCTGCTGGACGTTTCGGTGGATTACTTCCCCGAAGGCACGATACATGTCGCGGTGGTGGACCCCGGGGTGGGCACAGCGCGAAAGCCCGTTGCTCTTCGCACCGCGAAGGCGTTCTTTGTTGGTCCTGATAACGGCATCTTTACGCTCGTGCTGCAGCGGCAGAAGCTGCTTCAGGCGATATGCCTCGATAACCCCCGCTATCACCTGCCGACGGTAAGTTCCACCTTTCATGGACGGGACATCTTCGCACCGGTCGCCGCCCACATCGCGTGTGGGGTTCCTATGGAGGAACTGGGCACACCGATTCATCACCTGCAGCGACTGCCTCTGCCGCGCATACGGGTAGATTGGCAGGGTATTCGTGCTACAGTGGTACACATCGATCGCTTTGGCAATGCCATCACGAACTTGACGCGCGATAACTACGAGGCATGGCGCACCCGCTGGGACGTGAAAGAACCCGCCGTGCAGGTAGCGGCGAGTAACACATTATTGCCCATAGCAAGTACCTACGGCGACGTGGCTCGCGGGAAAGCGCTGGCGCTGTTCGGCAGCAGCGAGCGGCTGGAGATAGCGGTCAACGGCGGTAGCGCGGCCCGTGAGCTCGCCCTGCGGCGAGGGGATACGATCAAGGTGTTGCGCCGTGAAAGCACACCTCCCCCACGGGTGCAAAGAACTCTGGGACTACAGTAA
- a CDS encoding sigma-70 family RNA polymerase sigma factor — protein sequence MDAQVWEWRVATGEHPRQEGEQQLIERCRAGDMEAFGTLWQQHRTAVFRSILGIVGNPQDAEDLTQDAFLRAYRALDSFRGEAQLRTWLIRIGVHLAIDHVKRKKARPEVSLDWDVGGGYADIDPHTAAERNELRETVRKAIEALPPHHRAVIVLRDMEGMDYSEMAQALGCSVGSVKLRLFRARRLLKQRLEVLLGGSP from the coding sequence ATGGACGCGCAAGTATGGGAGTGGCGAGTGGCAACCGGAGAGCATCCCCGGCAAGAGGGCGAGCAGCAGCTCATTGAACGCTGCCGCGCGGGCGATATGGAGGCGTTCGGCACGCTGTGGCAGCAGCACCGCACAGCGGTCTTCCGCAGTATCCTGGGTATCGTGGGCAATCCACAAGATGCCGAAGACCTCACCCAGGATGCTTTCTTGCGTGCCTATCGCGCTCTGGATAGCTTTCGCGGTGAGGCACAACTGCGAACGTGGCTCATCCGTATCGGCGTGCACCTGGCGATAGACCATGTGAAGCGCAAAAAAGCGCGTCCGGAGGTGTCTCTGGACTGGGATGTGGGCGGCGGATATGCAGACATAGACCCGCATACCGCTGCCGAGCGCAACGAACTGCGCGAAACGGTGCGGAAAGCCATCGAAGCCCTGCCTCCCCATCATCGCGCAGTGATTGTGTTGCGAGATATGGAAGGAATGGATTACTCGGAGATGGCGCAGGCGCTGGGATGCAGCGTGGGTAGTGTGAAACTACGCCTGTTTCGTGCCCGGCGACTGCTCAAGCAGCGACTGGAAGTGCTTCTGGGGGGATCACCATGA
- a CDS encoding glycosyl hydrolase has product MPSHRYHFAAQFDWARRTGFYLSLENDSTEPICRLDTLRVAMGIGDGNAWRFIVGSADWDWGKTFALRARITQQTASLWINEKLVGESAGAVAAHQGALEVGVTPVWAMAPTQYYVTAHRVAIRAGSGKPLEFALGAFAPAVPEPVRMFNPETFWGLPVYRRGFTPAFPVTIEVTFRLAPMPDWKQFQPYIDRYGQCRYLQTPDKVRRDEDLRRSLEEERRLLKQWGTPTDYDPYGGYRKAGWREIATGFYRVVRRDGFWWLITPEGNPCFYLGVCSVPALNWEKTPVSEREAIFEWLPPREGKTAELWGRDVWGEQAGTDYVCLHAANLMRRFGSDWKKQSIQLARQRLLTWGFSGVGKWDRLENFPHAPVLNRWGIPTLVRHPDIFDPVIQAQFREHLRRQIEPYRNSSWVLGWSLGNEYDEIVTREETLQILRLPGAPAGKRALIDFALENLYRNNLSRLSAAWNLKARDRSALYTSQSTPPDEDVETLRRFLADRYYAWIYRTVKEIDPNHLYFGFWVVPGWWENEEDWMLSARHCDVLGYDLYAPEFADNRMKQRLSRIDKPVLCGEFSFPPYHDGARAYGRYHVWAKDEREAGELYARWVGDAAQHPACVGVMWFQYRDQPLTGRGPGRGNVLVIGEHYAFGLVDFTDRPKWEMLRRMREVNLKAAAIRLQTRMK; this is encoded by the coding sequence GTGCCAAGCCATCGCTATCACTTCGCTGCCCAATTCGACTGGGCAAGACGCACAGGGTTTTACCTAAGTCTTGAAAACGACTCAACTGAGCCGATTTGCAGGCTCGACACGCTTCGTGTTGCGATGGGCATCGGCGACGGCAACGCATGGCGCTTTATTGTCGGCTCAGCCGACTGGGACTGGGGCAAAACCTTCGCCCTGCGCGCACGGATCACTCAGCAAACGGCGTCCTTATGGATCAACGAAAAACTGGTTGGCGAAAGCGCTGGCGCCGTCGCTGCTCACCAAGGTGCCCTCGAGGTTGGAGTGACCCCAGTCTGGGCAATGGCACCAACGCAGTACTATGTCACAGCGCACCGGGTCGCCATCCGTGCCGGCTCTGGCAAACCGCTGGAGTTCGCGTTAGGGGCATTTGCACCCGCCGTGCCCGAACCGGTGCGGATGTTTAACCCCGAAACCTTCTGGGGACTGCCGGTTTACCGAAGGGGGTTTACCCCTGCCTTTCCAGTCACCATCGAGGTGACGTTTCGCCTCGCGCCGATGCCCGATTGGAAGCAGTTCCAGCCTTATATTGACCGCTACGGGCAGTGTCGCTATCTGCAGACCCCCGACAAGGTTCGGCGCGATGAGGACTTGCGGCGCAGTCTGGAAGAGGAGCGACGGCTTCTGAAACAGTGGGGCACGCCGACCGACTACGACCCTTATGGCGGTTACCGCAAGGCAGGCTGGCGCGAAATCGCAACGGGCTTCTATCGCGTGGTGCGCCGGGACGGGTTTTGGTGGCTGATTACCCCCGAAGGGAATCCCTGTTTTTATTTGGGAGTATGCTCTGTTCCCGCGCTGAACTGGGAGAAGACGCCCGTCTCGGAACGTGAAGCCATTTTTGAATGGCTCCCTCCGCGCGAAGGAAAGACCGCCGAATTGTGGGGCAGGGATGTCTGGGGCGAGCAGGCGGGCACCGACTACGTCTGCCTGCACGCCGCCAACCTGATGCGACGTTTCGGGAGCGACTGGAAAAAGCAAAGTATTCAACTTGCGCGACAAAGGTTACTCACATGGGGCTTTTCTGGCGTTGGTAAGTGGGACCGTTTGGAGAACTTTCCGCATGCACCTGTTTTGAATCGTTGGGGCATTCCCACCTTGGTGCGCCATCCTGATATCTTCGACCCCGTGATTCAGGCACAGTTCCGCGAACACCTGCGCCGACAGATAGAACCCTATCGCAACAGTTCGTGGGTGCTGGGCTGGTCGCTGGGGAACGAGTATGACGAGATTGTCACCCGCGAGGAAACATTACAAATCCTCCGGCTGCCCGGCGCACCTGCGGGTAAGCGAGCTTTGATAGATTTTGCGCTGGAAAACTTATACCGAAATAATCTCTCGCGGCTATCTGCAGCGTGGAACCTGAAGGCGCGTGACCGCAGCGCGCTTTACACCTCGCAGTCAACCCCACCCGACGAAGATGTCGAAACACTACGCCGTTTTCTTGCAGACCGCTATTACGCATGGATATACCGCACGGTGAAAGAGATAGACCCCAACCATCTCTATTTTGGCTTCTGGGTGGTGCCCGGCTGGTGGGAAAACGAAGAGGACTGGATGCTGAGTGCGCGGCACTGTGATGTGCTGGGCTACGACCTTTACGCGCCCGAATTCGCCGACAACCGGATGAAACAGCGGCTCAGCCGCATCGATAAACCTGTCCTGTGCGGCGAGTTCTCCTTCCCACCGTATCACGATGGTGCCCGCGCTTACGGACGCTATCACGTGTGGGCGAAGGATGAAAGGGAGGCGGGGGAACTTTACGCACGCTGGGTAGGCGATGCGGCGCAGCATCCTGCCTGTGTGGGAGTGATGTGGTTCCAGTATCGGGACCAGCCGCTCACCGGACGCGGACCCGGCAGAGGCAATGTGCTGGTTATCGGTGAACACTATGCCTTCGGGTTGGTTGATTTCACCGACCGTCCCAAGTGGGAGATGCTGCGACGGATGCGCGAAGTCAACCTGAAGGCGGCAGCCATCCGTCTGCAGACGAGGATGAAATAG
- a CDS encoding ABC transporter substrate-binding protein yields MRRFVHVPILLVVVAVLFSACAKRQTTSETTATPQGQLRIAVVPKGTAHSFWLTVKAGAEQAGQEEGVQILWKGPAEETDVEGQQRILEDFINQKVDAIVMAACDADGMVPIVKQAMAAGIPVITIDSGVNSDDPLSFVATDNVAAAAKAAEVLCELVGGKGKVGMIPFIKGAASSEQREQGFREGIQKCPGVTLGPVLYSQSQVERAMQVTEDMLTANPDLVGIFAANEPGAVGAATVLEQRGLAGKVKLVAFDAAQPEIDALRRGTIQALIVQNPFKMGYEGVKLAVKAIKGDRASIPKRVDTGVTVVTKENIDTPEVQELLKERK; encoded by the coding sequence ATGAGACGGTTTGTGCATGTGCCGATTCTGCTGGTAGTCGTTGCCGTATTGTTCTCTGCTTGCGCGAAACGCCAGACGACATCGGAAACCACCGCTACACCGCAAGGGCAACTGCGCATTGCTGTCGTGCCGAAGGGTACTGCGCACTCGTTCTGGTTAACAGTGAAAGCTGGTGCAGAACAGGCAGGACAGGAAGAGGGCGTGCAGATTCTGTGGAAAGGTCCCGCCGAAGAGACGGACGTCGAGGGACAGCAGCGCATTCTGGAAGATTTCATCAACCAGAAGGTAGATGCTATCGTGATGGCGGCGTGCGATGCGGACGGCATGGTTCCCATCGTCAAGCAGGCGATGGCGGCGGGTATTCCGGTCATCACCATCGATTCGGGAGTGAACTCCGATGACCCGCTGAGCTTCGTCGCTACGGATAACGTCGCGGCAGCCGCAAAAGCGGCAGAGGTACTGTGCGAGCTGGTAGGTGGCAAGGGCAAGGTAGGCATGATCCCCTTCATCAAGGGTGCAGCATCCTCCGAACAGCGCGAACAGGGCTTTCGCGAGGGTATCCAAAAGTGCCCCGGCGTTACGCTGGGACCGGTGCTTTACTCGCAGAGCCAGGTGGAGCGCGCCATGCAGGTGACCGAGGACATGCTGACCGCCAATCCCGATTTAGTAGGCATCTTCGCGGCGAACGAGCCGGGCGCGGTGGGCGCGGCAACGGTTCTGGAACAGCGTGGTCTGGCGGGCAAGGTGAAACTGGTCGCCTTCGACGCCGCCCAGCCTGAGATTGACGCCCTGCGGCGCGGCACCATTCAGGCGCTCATCGTACAGAACCCGTTCAAGATGGGCTACGAGGGCGTCAAGCTGGCGGTAAAAGCCATTAAGGGCGACCGCGCCAGTATCCCCAAGCGCGTGGACACGGGTGTTACTGTGGTGACGAAGGAGAACATCGATACCCCGGAAGTGCAGGAGCTGTTGAAGGAGAGAAAGTAG